CGATACCTCGGTGATCCTGAAGTGGCTGACCGAGCGTTACGGCTGCGAGGTCGTGACCTTCACCGCCGATATAGGCCAAGGCGAGGAACTGGAACCAGCACGCGACAAGGCGCGCAAGGCCGGTGTGCGCGAGATCTACATCGATGATCTGAAGGAGGAGTTTGCGCGCGACTTCGTATTCCCGATGTTTCGCGCCAACGCCGCCTATGAGGGCGAGTATCTGCTCGGCACGTCGATCGCGCGGCCGTTGATCGCCAAGCGCCAGATCGAGATCGCGCGCGAGACGGGCGCCGATGCCGTGGCCCACGGTGCCACCGGCAAGGGCAACGACCAGGTGCGCTTCGAACTCGGATATTTCGCCTTGAACCCGGACATCCAGGTGATCGCCCCGTGGCGGGAGTGGGACCTCACCTCGCGTGAGCGCCTGCTCGCCTATGCCACGAGCCACGGCATCGCCGTCGAACACAAGCGCAAGGGCGCCTCGCCCTACTCGATGGATGCCAATCTCCTCCATATTTCCTATGAGGGGGGCATCCTCGAAGACCCTTGGCAGGAGCCGGAGGCATCGATGTGGCGCTGGACGCGCGCGCCCGAGGATGCCCCGGATGCGCCGCAATGGCTGGAACTGACCTATACGCGCGGGGATGTGACGGCGATCGACGGCACTCCCATGACGCCCGCCCAGGTCCTGGCGACGCTGAATGCCATCGGCGGCCGTCACGGTATCGGCCGGCTCGATCTCGTCGAGAACCGCTATGTGGGCATCAAGTCGCGCGGCTGTTACGAGACCCCCGGCGGGACCATCCTTCTACGCGCCCACCGCGCCATGGAATCGTTGACCCTGGATCGCGAGGTCGCGCACCTGAAAGACGACCTCATGCCGCGTTACGCGGCCCTGATCTATAACGGTTACTGGTGGAGCCCGGAGCGTAAGCTTTTGCAGCAACTTATTGATCAGTCGCAGGAAACTGTGAACGGCCGGGTGCGCCTCAAGCTCTTCAAGGGGCAGGTCATGGTGGTCGGGCGGGAGTCGGCGAGCGATTCGCTGTTCGACCCGGCCATCGCCACCTTCGAGGATGACGGCGGGCGTTACAATCAGGGCGACGCGACGGGCTTCATCCGCCTGAGCGCCCTGCGATTGCGGACCGCGGCGCGGCTGGCCCGCAAAGGACATTAGCCGCGCCTTGGCATACCCCTTGCACCGTTTCTGGGAGGCGTGTGCGAGGGGGGTAGCGTGGCATTACCACAGGCAGGCGACGCACCGGAGACGGGGCACGGTCCGACCGGCGAGGCCGAGCTTTTTCGCGAGCAGGTGCATCTTTTGTATGCCAGCCTGCCGCCCGGCCTGCTGGTCACGCTCATCAATGCCGGCCTGCTCGTGGTCATGGAGTGGCAGGCGGTGTCCGGCGCGCGGCTTGCCGCCTGGCTCCTGGCGGTGGCGATCGTGGCGCTCGCGCGCTACTGGCTGATCGCATACTATCGCGCCGCCCCGCAGGCCCATGGCACCCGCGTCTGGGCCCAATACTATGCGGTGGCGACCCTGGCCGCCGGCTCGGTATGGGGGGCGAGCGCATTGTGGCTGTTCCCCGCGGCGCTGGTGCCGCAGGTCTTTCTGTTTTTCCTGCTGACCGCGATGACGGCCGCCGCCGTGGTGAGTTTTGCGGCGATCTTTCCGGTGGCGCTGGCCTTCGTCATACCGGTACTGGCCCCGCTGGCCTTGCGCCTCTCGCTTGCCGGCGGGCGGTGGCATCACGCCATGGGGCTTGTCGCCGTGCTGTTCATGGTCGCCATGCTGTTGACCGCCCGGCGTATCGAACGCACCATCGCCACCTCTCTCAAGCTGCGCTTCGAGAACCGCACCCTGGTCGCGCGCCTGCAAGACGAAAAGACCGCGATCCAGGGATTGAATGAGGAGTTGCGGCGCGAAGTCGCCGCGCGTAGCCGCGCGGCCGAGGAGCTTAAGGAGCGCGAGACCTACATCCGCGCGGTCCTGGAACATGTCGAGGAGGGCATAGTCACGGTCGATCACGAGGGCTGCCTGCGCTCCCTGAATCGCGAGGCCTTGCGGATATTCGGCTATGAGCAGGATGAACTGCTCGGATCGCACTTCTCGCAACTCGTGCCCCCGGCCGAGCGGTCCGAGTACGCGCGATTCCTCGAAAGTCGCCTGGAGCAGGGCGGCGAGCGCCTTGCCGGGTACGGACTCGAGGTCAATGGCCTGAGGCGCGATGGTACGGTGTTTCCCATGGAGCTTGGGCTAAGCGCCATGAGTGTCGGCGCACGGCGTGGTTTCGTGGCCGTGACCCGTGACGTGAGCGCGCGCAAGCGCACCGAGCGCTTCAAGAGCGATCTGGTCGCCACTCTCGGTCATGAGATCAAGACGCCGCTCACCTCGGCGCTCGGGTCGTTGGGGCTCCTCACCGAGACCGGCGCCGCGACGCTGAGCGGGGACGACGCCCGTTTGCTGCGTATCGCGCGCAGCAATATGGAGCGGCTGGCGCGCACCGTCGCCGCCCTGCTCGATGCCGACAATCCTTCCGTGGCCCTGACGATGGGCGCACCGGGGCCGCTTGCGCTCCTTGGTCTTGTCGAAGACGCGGTCATGGCCGAGGCCGAATATGCGCGGGCGCGGGACGTGCGCCTGGCGCTTGATCCATGTTCGAATGCCATGGTGGTTTACGGTGATCGGGCATTATTGCTGCGTGCCTTGAGTCACCTCATCGTCCACGCCATCCACCTTGCGCCCGCGCACACGACCGTCGAGGTCGCGGTTACGTTCGAGATGGGGTTTGGCGTGGTGTCGATTCGCGACTGCGGAACGGCGCTGTCCAAGGAGGCCCGCGCCCATCTATTCGACGTCCACGAGGATGGCGCGCCGCATGTGGCGGTCGCGTCCCATGGTCTCGGGGCGGCGCGCGTCATTGCCGAGAGGCACCAGGGGACCGTGGGTTACGAGGCGCGCGAGGCCGGCGGTTCGCTGTTTTTTCTCCGCCTGCCCGCAAGGACGCCTAGAGCGGGCGACAGAGCTTGATGCCGGGGTGTCCGGGGCCGTAATAATCGGGCAGCACACCCTCTTCCGTGAATCCCAGATCGGCGTACAGGCGTCGTGCCGCCCCATTGGCGCTTTTGACCTCGGCGCGCACGATGGCGATGCCCTGTTCCCGGAGCCAGGCGAAGGAGGTGGCGAGCAGCCGCCGTGCCACGCCCCGGTTGCGGTATTGCGGATCAACCGCCAGCGAATAGAGGCGACCCCACCGCCGGCGGCCGTTTGCCGCCAACAGCACACACACGGCGCCCTCGAAGTCCCCGGCAATGAACCATGCGCAGCGCGGGCTACTCAGCAGGTAGCGCAGCTGCCGGCGATTGAACAGGCCGTCGGCCCCTGCAAAGCACCGCACCTCGAGGGCCATCAGGTCCTCGAGGTCGGCCGTCAAGGCGCGCCTCAACGCGCGTCCATCGGGACCCGCCGGTGGAGGATCACCTTTTCGCCGAACATGGCTGGGCGGTAGCTCATTTTGACCCGGCGGAGGTTCTCGAAACCCAGGTCGTCTCCGACATTGATGTAGGTGGATTGAGCGAACACCTTGGTGAACTCGCGGAACAGGTATTGGGCCGCCCCCTGAATATGGAAGTTGGTCTTCTCGATCAGTACGTTGGCGACATCCGGCGTCAGGCGTTCGCCGAATGTGAAGCCTTCCAGGACGCCGTCTATGAAAAGACACAGCCCCTCGAGGCCCAGTTCTTCGTACAGCGCGATCGTGCGGTTGATGGCCTTGCGTTCCAGTTCGAGATTGTAAAGAAAGTCCTCGAGGGATCCCTCCGGAAGCGCGCGAATGCGATTCTCGGTCCAGGTATTGACGAGGCTGCGCGCCGCCTCGCGATGCTCGGCGCAGAACGGCACCAGTTTGTGATTGGGGTAGGCGCGGCGGAACTGGTTGATCTCGTTACGCTTGGTCTTGAAGGCGTTCCCGCGCAGATCGATCAGGTCGGACGTCCGGTAGATGTAGTCCGGATTCGTGACCTCGACATGCCAGGGCTCGCCGTCGATCATTGGTGCGCCATCCTCGGCGTGGTCGAGAATCTGCAGAAACTCCTTGTATACGAAGTCCAATCGCGCCTGATAGGGCGAGGGGTTGTACTGATCCATGATGCGGATGCAGGTCTTCAGGGCGCGCCGCTGGCGGTGCGGTTCGCCAAGAGGCGGCAGGAGCATGGTCAGGCCGTTACCGGACAGGCCAAAGAGGCAAAAGCAGCCCTCGATGATTTGATAGAAGCCGCTCGCCTGGTAGAGCCATATGACGTTGTTGGCGAAGCTGTAGTCGGACAGGGCCACGCCCAGCCGACCGGCGGCGTCATCGAAATAGGGCTTGGCGCTCTTGTCGAACGGAAACAGACGGTACTTCCCCGAGACGAGGTAGCGCCCTTGCGGTTCAAGGCGCCGGCGGTTATCGGAGTCCGGGGGCTGGTGGCGGGTCCCTGCCGGGGAAGAAAATGGGTATCCATGACCGCGTTGACGGCATTTAGCATGCTTCCTCCCGGGCCCGTGACGGGCAGGGGAGGAAGCCGGGTTCGGGGGGTTCGTTGTCGGTCTTTTCTTTCTCTAGTGTCACGGTCTCGTCCTCACGCCGCCTATTAGCGGTTGTTTTGTGTCCATAAAAAACGGGGCCTAAAGCCCCGCGCATCCAGATGCCTATCCTGCTTCGGCTTGTACTTGCCGTTCAAGCGACTCATGACCCTTCCAGTATTTTGTTTTTGGTCCCGCGGCATCGGTACCCGTCGATCAGAACCCGCCGGCCCACGCCCCGCCGCCGACCGCCGCCGGACGCCTTTCGTCCCGCGGTCCTCTTCTGCCATTGGTGCGCAGTCGATCATGCCCCTTATCTACACGTCAGGCGGTCACATTGCAAGGGGGGCGGCAGGCCTTCTCATGATTTCCGCGGCTGCCTTTTAGGGATTGCGCGCAGGCGCTCGATGTACGCGGCATCGTCGGGAGCGACCCCCTGGCGCTGAGCCTCCCACAAGGTCTCCTCGAGACACTCCATCATGGCATGACGGGCGCGATGCCCATCCCGCCACAGGCCCTCGAGGCGTTGCCATTCGGCCATGACCCCCGGCGGGCGGTCCGTGGCGATCTGCTCGGCCACGGCGATATGGAGTCCGAGGTGGAGAAACGGGTTCCCGTCCGTCGTTCCCTGCGCCATGGCAGCCGGGGAAGAGGGCGTGTCCGCGAACAGGTCCTGGTACTCCGGATGGGCGAGCAAGGCCTCGACGACCAAGGCCTCGACACCGTCGAGCGGGGCGTGTTCGCGGAAACGCCGCCATGCGGTATAAAAGACGCCGCGCAACGCCTCGCGGTCGGCGGACCACATCAGGCCGCCTTCGGTGCCGACCCGCGGAAGAGCCCGAGCACCGTCGAATACTGGTAGAGATGATTGGCCTCGTCGAGCGGGCCGAGCTCGCCATTGCCGTAAACGCCTATCACCGGAAGTCCGGGAAAGCGATGCGTCAGGAGATCGAGATCGCGGTCGCTGTCGCCGTAGAAGTGCGGGCCGCGTCCGGCGCATGGGAACATCAATGCGAAATCCGGCCGCCCTTTGAGCGCGAGCGTCGCCCGGTCCACGGTGGCGCGCATGTCGCGTTCCGCCGCCAGCGTGTCGCGCATGGCCCAAAACAGGCGCTCGCCGCGCGTCAGGCGCTGGGCAAAGGTGATGGATTGGTCGCCCATGTTGGCGGCCACGATGTGGTTCAGGCGATAACGGCCTTCCTTGATGGCGGTTGTCGGGTCGCCGAAGGTCACGCCCCCCATGATG
The DNA window shown above is from Acidiferrobacter sp. SPIII_3 and carries:
- a CDS encoding PAS domain-containing sensor histidine kinase, with translation MALPQAGDAPETGHGPTGEAELFREQVHLLYASLPPGLLVTLINAGLLVVMEWQAVSGARLAAWLLAVAIVALARYWLIAYYRAAPQAHGTRVWAQYYAVATLAAGSVWGASALWLFPAALVPQVFLFFLLTAMTAAAVVSFAAIFPVALAFVIPVLAPLALRLSLAGGRWHHAMGLVAVLFMVAMLLTARRIERTIATSLKLRFENRTLVARLQDEKTAIQGLNEELRREVAARSRAAEELKERETYIRAVLEHVEEGIVTVDHEGCLRSLNREALRIFGYEQDELLGSHFSQLVPPAERSEYARFLESRLEQGGERLAGYGLEVNGLRRDGTVFPMELGLSAMSVGARRGFVAVTRDVSARKRTERFKSDLVATLGHEIKTPLTSALGSLGLLTETGAATLSGDDARLLRIARSNMERLARTVAALLDADNPSVALTMGAPGPLALLGLVEDAVMAEAEYARARDVRLALDPCSNAMVVYGDRALLLRALSHLIVHAIHLAPAHTTVEVAVTFEMGFGVVSIRDCGTALSKEARAHLFDVHEDGAPHVAVASHGLGAARVIAERHQGTVGYEAREAGGSLFFLRLPARTPRAGDRA
- a CDS encoding argininosuccinate synthase, with translation MSHVSKVVLAYSGGLDTSVILKWLTERYGCEVVTFTADIGQGEELEPARDKARKAGVREIYIDDLKEEFARDFVFPMFRANAAYEGEYLLGTSIARPLIAKRQIEIARETGADAVAHGATGKGNDQVRFELGYFALNPDIQVIAPWREWDLTSRERLLAYATSHGIAVEHKRKGASPYSMDANLLHISYEGGILEDPWQEPEASMWRWTRAPEDAPDAPQWLELTYTRGDVTAIDGTPMTPAQVLATLNAIGGRHGIGRLDLVENRYVGIKSRGCYETPGGTILLRAHRAMESLTLDREVAHLKDDLMPRYAALIYNGYWWSPERKLLQQLIDQSQETVNGRVRLKLFKGQVMVVGRESASDSLFDPAIATFEDDGGRYNQGDATGFIRLSALRLRTAARLARKGH
- a CDS encoding N-acetyltransferase, which codes for MTADLEDLMALEVRCFAGADGLFNRRQLRYLLSSPRCAWFIAGDFEGAVCVLLAANGRRRWGRLYSLAVDPQYRNRGVARRLLATSFAWLREQGIAIVRAEVKSANGAARRLYADLGFTEEGVLPDYYGPGHPGIKLCRPL
- a CDS encoding DUF2156 domain-containing protein — encoded protein: MALSDYSFANNVIWLYQASGFYQIIEGCFCLFGLSGNGLTMLLPPLGEPHRQRRALKTCIRIMDQYNPSPYQARLDFVYKEFLQILDHAEDGAPMIDGEPWHVEVTNPDYIYRTSDLIDLRGNAFKTKRNEINQFRRAYPNHKLVPFCAEHREAARSLVNTWTENRIRALPEGSLEDFLYNLELERKAINRTIALYEELGLEGLCLFIDGVLEGFTFGERLTPDVANVLIEKTNFHIQGAAQYLFREFTKVFAQSTYINVGDDLGFENLRRVKMSYRPAMFGEKVILHRRVPMDAR
- a CDS encoding DUF1841 family protein: MWSADREALRGVFYTAWRRFREHAPLDGVEALVVEALLAHPEYQDLFADTPSSPAAMAQGTTDGNPFLHLGLHIAVAEQIATDRPPGVMAEWQRLEGLWRDGHRARHAMMECLEETLWEAQRQGVAPDDAAYIERLRAIPKRQPRKS